The Humulus lupulus chromosome 3, drHumLupu1.1, whole genome shotgun sequence genome window below encodes:
- the LOC133824871 gene encoding tryptophan decarboxylase TDC2-like — translation MGSLDLFSSNGKPTSPLRDFNPFNPEEFRKQTHKIVDFIANYYTQIESYPVLSQVEPGFIRNQLPQTAPSGPEPLEAIFKDINSLIIPGMTHWQSPNFFAFFPLNISTAAFLGEMLCTSFNGAGFNWQASPAMTELEMVVMDWLANMIGLPKAFLFSSTGGGVIQNTTSDAILLTLNAARDRVLEKIGTENMLKLVVYGSDQTHSTFEKVSKAVGIHPSNIRLIPTNIEGGFSTCPVKLRNVVEDDVAKGLVPLYLCGTVGTTSTTTVDPLEPLADVATEYGMWFHVDAAYAGSACICPEFRHHLNGIERVDSLSMNPHKWLLSCLGCCCLWVKRSDLLVKSLSVTPEYLKNECSESKSVVDFKDWQLGTSRRFNSIRLWVVLRSYGVENLQNHIRSDVRMAEEFESFVKADPRFEVVVPRLFALVCFRLNPNPQDDSSYTELLNRKLLDWVNSSGKIFLSHTIVGGIYMLRFAVGATLTEECHVIAAWNLIKEGTDELLKPM, via the coding sequence ATGGGTAGCCTCGACTTGTTCAGCTCAAATGGAAAGCCTACTTCCCCACTCAGAGATTTTAATCCCTTCAACCCAGAAGAATTTCGTAAACAAACCCACAAGATAGTCGACTTCATAGCCAACTATTACACACAAATTGAGTCGTACCCAGTTCTCAGCCAAGTCGAACCCGGATTTATCCGTAACCAGCTGCCCCAAACTGCTCCATCCGGACCAGAGCCTCTCGAAGCTATTTTCAAGGACATTAACAGTCTCATAATCCCCGGCATGACCCATTGGCAAAGTCCAAACTTTTTCGCATTCTTTCCACTGAATATCAGCACCGCAGCCTTCCTCGGAGAAATGCTATGCACTAGTTTCAATGGGGCAGGATTTAACTGGCAGGCATCTCCGGCCATGACCGAGCTCGAGATGGTCGTCATGGACTGGCTGGCCAACATGATCGGTCTTCCAAAAGCTTTCCTCTTCTCCAGCACGGGCGGCGGAGTCATTCAGAACACAACTAGCGACGCAATCCTTCTTACCCTCAATGCAGCACGAGATCGAGTGCTTGAGAAAATCGGCACGGAGAACATGCTAAAGCTCGTCGTTTACGGCTCCGACCAGACCCATTCGACCTTTGAGAAAGTGTCCAAGGCTGTGGGAATACACCCCAGTAATATAAGATTAATCCCCACCAACATCGAAGGAGGTTTCTCCACGTGCCCTGTGAAGCTCCGAAATGTCGTGGAGGATGATGTGGCGAAAGGATTGGTCCCGCTTTATCTGTGCGGGACTGTGGGGACAACTTCTACCACCACCGTCGATCCACTAGAGCCGCTAGCCGACGTAGCGACAGAGTATGGGATGTGGTTCCACGTGGATGCCGCGTACGCCGGAAGCGCATGCATTTGTCCTGAGTTCAGACACCACTTAAACGGGATCGAGCGCGTTGACTCACTGAGTATGAACCCGCACAAGTGGCTTCTCAGTTGCCTGGGCTGCTGTTGCTTGTGGGTTAAGCGGTCCGATTTGTTGGTGAAATCACTGAGCGTTACACCCGAGTACTTGAAAAACGAATGCAGCGAGTCTAAATCAGTGGTGGACTTCAAAGACTGGCAGCTTGGTACGTCTCGGAGGTTCAACTCGATTCGGTTATGGGTTGTGCTACGTAGCTACGGCGTTGAAAATCTTCAGAACCATATCCGGTCCGATGTTCGGATGGCGGAAGAGTTCGAGTCGTTTGTAAAGGCCGACCCAAGATTTGAGGTTGTGGTGCCGAGACTGTTTGCATTAGTGTGCTTCAGGCTGAACCCGAATCCGCAAGACGACTCTAGTTATACCGAGTTGCTGAACCGAAAGCTTCTTGATTGGGTCAACTCGTCAGGAAAGATTTTCTTGTCGCATACTATAGTGGGTGGGATATATATGCTGAGATTTGCTGTGGGAGCCACGCTTACAGAAGAGTGCCATGTCATTGCCGCGTGGAACTTGATCAAGGAGGGAACCGATGAACTCCTTAAACCTATGTGA
- the LOC133821635 gene encoding cytosolic sulfotransferase 15-like, translating to MPKEATHGDDNNDGESLELVISQLPKASSWLKHGLTLYQNCWLPSNIISNIISFQKQFKPKDDDINLASIPKSGTTWLKSLLFSILNRNQHYEQHPLLTTSTHHLVPSFEYSLYSNPKLHDLSTMPSPRLISTHIPYASLPDSIEHSSKSRVVYISRNPLDVIVSMWHFANGHPDRCSHEWSVEECVDVFCRGETVFGPYWDHVLGFWKASLEKPEKVLFLKYEELTENTFGQAKRVAEFVGFPFSEEEESNGVVEEIVEMCSLSNMKGLNVNKHGYVRPNLGNKLFFRKGQVGDWINHLSPSMVERVNNVMMEKLSCVSFKMS from the coding sequence ATGCCAAAGGAGGCCACACATGGCGATGACAACAACGACGGTGAATCACTGGAATTGGTCATATCTCAGCTGCCTAAAGCGAGTAGTTGGTTGAAACATGGTTTAACTTTATACCAAAATTGTTGGTTGCCATCCAATATCATCTCCAACATCATCTCCTTCCAAAAACAATTCAAACCCAAAGACGATGACATAAACTTGGCCTCCATTCCCAAATCAGGCACCACTTGGCTCAAGTCCCTTTTGTTTTCCATTCTCAACCGCAACCAACACTATGAGCAACACCCCTTGCTCACCACAAGCACTCACCATCTCGTGCCTTCTTTCGAGTACTCGCTCTATTCCAATCCCAAGCTCCATGATCTGAGTACTATGCCAAGCCCTCGTCTGATCTCGACTCACATTCCCTATGCATCTCTTCCTGATTCTATCGAGCACAGCTCAAAGTCTCGGGTCGTCTACATTAGTCGAAACCCTCTCGATGTGATCGTATCGATGTGGCATTTTGCAAACGGTCACCCGGATCGTTGCTCGCACGAGTGGAGTGTTGAAGAGTGTGTGGACGTGTTTTGTAGAGGGGAGACTGTGTTTGGGCCGTATTGGGACCATGTTTTAGGGTTTTGGAAAGCAAGCTTGGAGAAGCCTGAGAAAGTGTTGTTTTTGAAGTATGAAGAGTTGACAGAGAACACTTTTGGTCAAGCCAAAAGGGTTGCAGAATTCGTAGGGTTTCCTTTCTCCGAAGAGGAAGAGAGTAATGGAGTTGTTGAGGAAATAGTGGAGATGTGTAGCTTGAGTAATATGAAGGGTTTGAATGTGAATAAACATGGCTATGTTAGGCCTAATCTTGGTAATAAACTTTTCTTTAGAAAAGGCCAAGTGGGTGATTGGATTAATCATCTTAGTCCATCTATGGTGGAACGTGTGAACAATGTAATGATGGAAAAATTGAGTTGTGTGTCATTCAAAATGTCTTAG
- the LOC133824874 gene encoding cytosolic sulfotransferase 5-like, whose amino-acid sequence MAEEVTQYFSNSSSNNDDKSLELVISQLPKASSWLKGGVTLYQNCWFPSINIPSIITFQNQFKAKDDDIIMASSPKSGATWLKSLLFSILNRNQHYNQHPLLTTSPHHLVPSFELTIYSDHKLHDLSTMSSPRLLWTHIPYASLSDSIEHCSESRIVYVSRNPLDVIVSMWYFANGVPEQEWTIEDCVDEFCRGQNIFGPYWDHVLGYWKASLEKPEKVLFLKYEEMKEDTFGQAKRIAEFIGLPFSQEEESDGVIEQILEMCSFSKLKDLDVNKHGQVWPTFDNKLFFRKGQVGDWKNHLTPSLVERVSKVIKEKLSGSGLSFKMSELDFLA is encoded by the coding sequence ATGGCAGAGGAGGTCACACAATATTTCTCAAATAGTAGCAGCAACAACGATGACAAATCACTTGAATTGGTCATATCTCAGCTGCCTAAAGCCAGTAGTTGGTTGAAGGGAGGTGTAACCTTATACCAAAATTGTTGGTTCCCATCCATCAACATACCCAGCATCATCACCttccaaaatcaattcaaagccaAAGACGATGACATAATCATGGCTTCCTCTCCCAAGTCAGGCGCCACTTGGCTCAAATCTCTTTTGTTTTCCATTCTCAACCGTAACCAACACTATAATCAACACCCCTTGCTCACCACGAGCCCTCACCATCTCGTGCCTTCTTTTGAGTTAACGATTTATTCCGATCACAAGCTCCATGATTTGAGTACCATGTCAAGCCCTCGTTTGTTATGGACTCACATTCCCTATGCTTCTCTTTCTGATTCTATCGAGCATTGCTCCGAGTCTCGGATTGTCTACGTTAGTCGAAACCCTCTCGATGTCATTGTCTCCATGTGGTATTTTGCAAATGGTGTTCCGGAGCAGGAGTGGACTATTGAAGACTGTGTTGACGAGTTTTGTAGAGGACAGAATATATTTGGGCCATATTGGGACCATGTTTTAGGGTATTGGAAAGCAAGCTTAGAGAAGCCTGAGAAAGTGTTGTTTTTGAAATATGAGGAGATGAAAGAGGACACTTTTGGTCAAGCCAAAAGGATTGCAGAGTTCATAGGGCTTCCTTTCTCCCAAGAGGAAGAGAGTGATGGAGTTATTGAGCAAATATTGGAGATGTGTAGCTTCAGTAAATTGAAGGATTTGGATGTGAATAAACATGGCCAAGTGTGGCCTACCTTTGATAATAAACTGTTCTTTAGAAAGGGCCAAGTGGGTGACTGGAAGAATCATCTTACTCCATCTCTAGTAGAGCGTGTGAGCAAGGTCATTAAGGAAAAGTTGAGTGGTTCTGGCCTATCGTTCAAGATGTCTGAGCTAGATTTTCTAGCTTAA